CGTCGGCTTCCTGTCCCCCTCGATGCCGGACGCCGCCTACATCCACTTCGTCGGCGTCGATCCCCGTTTCCGCGGCAATGGCCTGGCCCGCCGTCTCTACCGTGGCTTCTTCGACATCGCCCAGGCCGGCCACCGCTCCGTGGTCCGGGCCATCACCTCCCCGCAGAACGACGCCTCGATCGCCTTCCACACGAAGATGGGGTTCACGGTCACTGGTCCCCACCCTGACTACGACGGGCCCTCAACCGACCGGATCCTCTTCGAACGCCGGCTCCCGACCATGTGAAGGGCTTGCTGAACGACTTCTCGCGCTCGGGGGGTAGGGCCGGCCACCTCGGCGAGCGAGGCGGCCGGGCCGTTCCGGGTCAGGCCGGGATCTGCTTCTCGTGCCAGGTGTAGTAGAGGTAGGTGCTGCCGGGCCCGGTCAGCGTGCCGTAGACCTGCCAGAAGGTGTTGGTGCCGGGCGAGAAGCGGAAGATCTTGTCCCCGGGCCGGTCGTCCACGATCACTCGCTGTGACCCGGTGGGCCCGATCCGGACCTCGATCGTGAACGTCTCGGTGTCGGGGATGTCGAGGCAGACCTCGTGCGTGTACGCCGTCGGACCGACGATGTTGTAGAGGCGATTGTCCACCGCCGGCGCCTCGACGTTGGTGGGGACGTATTTGTTGACGACATAGGTGTACCCGCCCGTGGAGCAGTCCACTGCGGATGTGTCCGCGGACGCGGCGCCGACGCCGGTGAGCGTGGCGCCGAGGACGCCGCTGGCGACGGCGAGAACGGAGATGGTGCGCTTCATGCCTCTCCTCATCCGTGCGGTGGCCCTTCACCCAAGTAGTTGAAGGGTGAATTGATTTTGATCACATCTGCCCCATATGCACAAGCCTGAGCAATGAACCGTTCATCTCTCAGTCAAGGCGGTCAGGTTCGGCCTCCACAGTCGATGAACGGCCTACTTGTCTCTGCGAGCGCCCGCGACCCGGAAGAGAACATCGTCTTCGCCGTTGACGATGTTTTATCAATGGACTAACTTCGTCTCTGCGAGAGACGGCACCGCAGCACCGCGCCCGCCTCGCCGGCTCCTGCCCACACATCCCGATCGTTCGGAAGGCGATGACGCATGCCCGGAATCGGCGGCGAGACCGCACCTGGATTCGAAGCAGTACGTGAGGCGTTCGCGG
Above is a window of Microbispora sp. ZYX-F-249 DNA encoding:
- a CDS encoding GNAT family N-acetyltransferase, coding for MAPDFRLRPAEPADYDRVIAVVDDWWGRSIHGSLPRLFLDHFHRTSIIAEHDERLGGFLVGFLSPSMPDAAYIHFVGVDPRFRGNGLARRLYRGFFDIAQAGHRSVVRAITSPQNDASIAFHTKMGFTVTGPHPDYDGPSTDRILFERRLPTM